A region of Anopheles merus strain MAF chromosome 2R, AmerM5.1, whole genome shotgun sequence DNA encodes the following proteins:
- the LOC121589224 gene encoding uncharacterized protein LOC121589224 isoform X3: MLHPAPYKQHMMLCDKSDAVGDDLEEAANLSPASSTVWRKKNPGKKLRHHLREIWVCQENCNDCLRLSSSVRDIQVLLLHQIQPSSLLCDSTHSAVHHVAFKHPDNACVRCKVCLFRSLSRL, encoded by the exons ATGTTACATCCGGCGCCAT ATAAACAACATATGATGCTTTGCGACAAGAGTGACGCTGTAGGAGATGATTTGGAAGAGGCAG CCAACCTTTCACCGGCATCGTCAACTGTGTGgcggaaaaaaaacccgggaAAAAAACTGCGGCACCACCTAAGAGAGATTTGGGTGTGCCAGGAGAATTGCAATG ACTGCTTACGGTTGAGCTCATCTGTTCGCGATATTCAAGTTTTGCTGCTCCACCAAATTCAGCCCTCGAGCTTGCTGTGCGATTCTACGCACAGTGCCGTACACCATGTGGCATTCAAGCACCCTGACAACGCATGCGTTCGCtgcaaggtgtgtttatttagaag CCTTTCCCGATTGTAA
- the LOC121589224 gene encoding uncharacterized protein LOC121589224 isoform X2 — MLHPAPYKQHMMLCDKSDAVGDDLEEAANLSPASSTVWRKKNPGKKLRHHLREIWVCQENCNDCLRLSSSVRDIQVLLLHQIQPSSLLCDSTHSAVHHVAFKHPDNACVRCKTLVRCSTTDKPVVS, encoded by the exons ATGTTACATCCGGCGCCAT ATAAACAACATATGATGCTTTGCGACAAGAGTGACGCTGTAGGAGATGATTTGGAAGAGGCAG CCAACCTTTCACCGGCATCGTCAACTGTGTGgcggaaaaaaaacccgggaAAAAAACTGCGGCACCACCTAAGAGAGATTTGGGTGTGCCAGGAGAATTGCAATG ACTGCTTACGGTTGAGCTCATCTGTTCGCGATATTCAAGTTTTGCTGCTCCACCAAATTCAGCCCTCGAGCTTGCTGTGCGATTCTACGCACAGTGCCGTACACCATGTGGCATTCAAGCACCCTGACAACGCATGCGTTCGCtgcaag ACCTTGGTTCGCTGTtcaaccaccgacaaacctgTGGTATCCTAG
- the LOC121589224 gene encoding uncharacterized protein LOC121589224 isoform X1: MEEPDRDAAHVGAGGKVDTKNDALTVSFSSEDSDSWTLLGKESDRQSKEPSGVQEVVKEEVTVQEGKDQPSRKQRHDSHRSTDSQLDESSDGISIISESDASSLPIEEDLHDDRGTVHFSRTIDLKADDYEPLTPPFTPDDVKTVKEEGSIQRKQELQVKHADENSVGPLQSMVEHSPVSNANWIIFSLIATGMVAIILGNSMRLQNRVNEINFEHEKRISELELENNILKNEMNKLRHLYTRSELDEQVQRAEFEWMDALKEANVVEPTEDSEEPTREAKAAEAGLKVEQLVRKVPPQDSGVRRKVVWSGDEEEPMLIVDKDYVLPAFCYNKDQAVHDDLFSEYSAKYCDVKKRKIESKQKKAEFQQKQQTKQENYNKFINPATLEPSQEKRSDPSKSASPFNIDYQKAFDAIKAEGSVIVDALGSILDLSPVPEDSLGAKVRKVTPGVTTPEELDVKAELLEPDHHQESRDLKHDDRKERKYRPEEKKTYKQEDNSRSSGESQYSKRKDGSNHSAHESHHKKQKNGHADNGKYENKERQREYGSYEQKKFVEDSIHKKSPKKKHDDDCKQKYVPDRNNGRYSDSSISADGSDDDDDDEDDHYKKKFDQRETFSDHNHDGKSFETNRAKQTEALDERLQHIREPAGEGSYLEQYKRAESKKGKRHQEDDYYHGQKHNKHANKQHQQRKDGDWNEKRYKGRDEYRQNGGKHGERGSGDQHWQERMKHGRQEARKEHRKQVENNWYLERGNQREEDRIFH; this comes from the exons ATGGAAGAACCGGATCGTGATGCAGCACATGTTGGTGCAGGTGGAAAAGTTGACACAAAAAACGATGCGCTAACGGTTTCATTTAGTTCCGAGGATTCCGACAGCTGGACTCTGCTGGGAAAGGAAAGCGATCGGCAGAGCAAAGAACCGAGTGGAGTGCAAGAAGTTGTTAAGGAAGAAGTTACTGTGCAGGAAGGAAAAGACCAACCGTCTCGAAAGCAGCGTCACGACAGTCATCGCAGCACTGA CTCGCAACTAGATGAATCTTCCGATGGAATCAGCATCATCAGTGAGAGTGATGCCAGCAGCTTGCCCATAGAAGAGGATTTGCATGATGATAGAGGTACAGTTCATTTCTCCCGAACTATCGATTTAAAGGCTGATGACTATGAACCTTTAACGCCTCCATTTACGCCGGATGATGTAAAAACagtaaaagaagaaggaagcattcaaagaaaacaagaactGCAGGTGAAGCATGCAGATGAAAATTCAGTTGGGCCGTTACAATCGATGGTTGAACATTCCCCTGTCAGCAATGCCAACTGGATCATATTTAGTCTGATAGCCACAGGTATGGTAGCCATTATACTTGGCAACTCAATGCGACTTCAGAATCGCGTGAATGAAATCAATTTTGAGCACGAGAAACGCATTTCGGAGCTTGAACTGGAAAACAATATTCTGAAGAACGAGATGAACAAACTGCGTCATCTTTATACGCGCTCCGAATTAGACGAACAAGTTCAGCGGGCTGAATTTGAGTGGATGGATGCGCTAAAAGAAGCAAACGTGGTAGAACCAACTGAAGATTCTGAAGAGCCAACTCGGGAAGCTAAAGCCGCTGAAGCAGGTTTAAAGGTTGAACAACTTGTCCGGAAAGTACCTCCTCAAGATAGTGGAGTAAGAAGGAAAGTTGTTTGGTCAGGAGACGAAGAGGAACCGATGTTGATTGTTGACAAAGACTATGTTTTACCGGCGTTCTGCTACAACAAAGACCAAGCAGTGCATGACGATCTGTTTTCCGAGTATAGTGCCAAATATTGTGATGTAAAGAAGCGGAAGATCGaatcaaaacagaaaaaggCAGAGTTCCAACAGAAACAGCAAACTAAACAGGAAAATTATAACAAATTTATTAATCCAGCAACATTAGAACCATCTCAAGAAAAGCGCTCTGACCCTAGTAAATCAGCCTCACCATTTAATATCGATTATCAGAAAGCATTCGATGCCATTAAAGCAGAGGGTAGTGTTATCGTGGATGCATTGGGAAGCATTTTAGATCTATCTCCCGTACCAGAGGACAGTTTAGGAGCAAAAGTTCGAAAAGTTACTCCTGGTGTTACAACGCCAGAAGAACTTGATGTGAAAGCAGAATTGCTTGAGCCAGATCATCACCAGGAATCCAGGGACCTGAAGCACGACGataggaaagaaagaaagtacAGGccggaagaaaagaaaacatataaACAAGAGGACAACTCTCGGTCGTCGGGAGAAAGCCAATATTCGAAACGGAAAGACGGCAGTAATCATTCGGCGCACGAAAGTCATCATAAGAAGCAAAAGAATGGTCATGCAGACAACGGTAAATATGAAAATAAGGAAAGACAACGTGAATACGGAAGCTATGAGCAGAAAAAGTTCGTCGAAGATAGCATTCATAAGAAAAGTCCTAAAAAAAAGCATGACGAcgattgcaaacaaaaatatgttccGGATCGAAACAATGGTCGTTATTCAGATTCTTCTATTTCAGCTGACGgtagcgatgatgatgatgatgatgaggatgatcaTTACAAAAAGAAATTCGACCAGCGTGAAACATTTAGCGATCACAATCATGACGGCAAGTCTTTTGAAACAAATCGGGCCAAGCAAACGGAGGCACTCGACGAACGGTTACAACACATTCGCGAACCAGCTGGCGAAGGTTCGTATCTGGAGCAATACAAACGGGCAGAAtcgaaaaaaggcaaacgtcACCAGGAAGATGATTATTACCACGGCCAGAAGCATAATAAGCATGCAAATAAGCAGCATCAACAGCGGAAAGATGGAGACTGGAACGAGAAAAGGTATAAGGGCAGAGATGAATACCGTCAGAATGGCGGTAAACATGGTGAAAGAGGATCAGGTGATCAACATTGGCAGGAACGCATGAAGCATGGTCGACAGGAAGCTAGGAAAGAGCATAGAAAACAGGTGGAAAATAATTGGTATCTAGAGCGAGGAAATCAGCGAGAGGAAGACCGAATTTTCCATTAG
- the LOC121589227 gene encoding mitochondrial import inner membrane translocase subunit TIM50-C-like, with translation MVSRNLFDFLRFRQFYQFQTISVSSLYGTNRAQYCQSKQGYVKAWDASPLPSKWIRSYCTSAKFLHCRQVRLFSAVSGKGSSNEQQQNAPTPQLLSKLFPQTAVEGTENEQQQEKHRKEEEAEKESSWKRMKFGFVFFGFSVSAFCVYTVWVFGAPDRDAEGNIIIDEFMELPTFQQYFRRMWKSMTYYQKMIQEPSREKLLPDPLKYPYVQPPYTLVLEMKDVLVHPDWTYQTGWRFKKRPGVDKFLETLAANYEIVVFTADQGMTVFPILDALDPRGYIMYRLVRDATHFVDGHHVKNLDNLNRDLSKVIVVDWDPNSTKLHPENTLNIPRWTGNDDDAGLFDLMAMLVTIATSEVEDVRDVMTYYKSFENPLVKFRENQRLLAEQMAEREHEEKQRNLPAVQRWRPSFLGGGR, from the exons atggtTTCGAGAAACCTGTTCGACTTTCTTCGTTTCAGAcaattttatcaatttcaaacaatttcagTCTCTTCGCTGTATGGTACAAATCGCGCGCAGTACTGTCAGTCTAAGCAAGGATACGTGAAGGCTTGGGACGCCAGTCCGCTTCCATCTAAATGGATCCGGTCGTACTGTACCTCGGCCAAATTTCTGCACTGCCGGCAAGTTCGGCTCTTTTCGGCTGTTT CTGGAAAAGGTTCTAGCAACGAACAACAGCAGAATGCTCCCACACCGCAGTTGCTTTCAAAGCTATTTCCTCAAACCGCCGTTGAAGGTACAGAAAATGAACAGCAGCAAGAGAAGCATCGCAAGGAGGAGGAGGCAGAGAAGGAATCATCTTGGAAGAGGATGAAGTTCGGATTCGTCTTCTTTGGATTTTCCGTGTCCGCTTTCTGTGTGTACACGGTATGGGTGTTTGGTGCGCCTGATCGAGACGCAGAGGGTAACATTATCATCGATGAGTTCATGGAACTGCCAACCTTCCAACAATATTTCCGTAGGATGTGGAAATCGATGACCTATTACCAAAAAATGATCCAAGAACCGTCACGCGAAAAACTATTGCCCGACCCACTGAAATATCCGTACGTTCAACCACCCTATACGCTTGTGCTTGAAATGAAAGATGTGCTGGTACACCCAGACTGGACCTACCAAACTGGCTGGCGTTTCAAGAAGCGTCCCGGCGTCGACAAATTCCTTGAAACGCTGGCCGCAAACTATGAAATTGTAGTGTTCACCGCCGATCAAGGGATGACAGTGTTCCCGATACTGGACGCTCTTGATCCTCGGGGCTACATAATGTACCGTTTGGTGAGGGATGCTACACACTTCGTCGATGGTCATCATGTGAAAAATCTGGACAATCTTAACCGGGACCTAAGTAAAGTGATCGTTGTCGATTGGGATCCAAACTCTACCAAACTGCACCCGGAGAATACACTAAACATACCCCGCTGGACCGGTAACGATGACGATGCTGGGCTGTTCGATCTTATGGCTATGCTGGTGACGATTGCTACGAGTGAGGTTGAAGATGTACGTGATGTGATGACTTATTACAAATCGTTTGAAAATCCATTGGTAAAATTCCGCGAAAATCAGCGTCTCCTAGCTGAACAAATGGCCGAACGGGAGCACGAGGAAAAGCAACGTAACCTGCCAGCGGTACAGCGATGGAGACCGAGTTTTCTGGGTGGCGGACGCTAG